The Rhizobium sp. CCGE531 genomic sequence GCTCCACCTTGTAGCGCTCGCCCTTGGCGGCAAAAACTTCCTTTGCCTTGTCGCGGGACCAGATCTGCTTGGTGAACGGCGCATTGCGCTGAATGATCTCGCGCATCTTCTTCTCGATGACTGGCAGATCATCGGGCGTGAAGGGCTCGTTCTTGGCAAAATCGTAATAGAAGCCGTTCTCGATCACCGGGCCGATGGTCACCTGCGTACCCGGCCAAATCTCCTGCACTGCTTCCGCCATCACATGCGCCGCGTCATGCCGGATAAGCTCCAGCGCGCGATCGTCCGTGCGGGTGATGATCTCGATCCTGCCGTCGGTTACCGGATCGGAAAGGTCGCGCACGGTGCCGTCGATAGCGATAGCGACGGATTTCTTGGCCAGCGACTTCGAAATGGATTCGGCGACATCGCGACCGGTCGTGCCGGCAGCGAAGCTGCGCACGGAACCATCGGGAAATGTCAGGGAAACGGGTTGCGACATCGATATTCTCCTTGTCCAGTCCCGCCAACGAATGCGGGTGGTTTCGTAAAATGAGGACTAAGTAAATACTTACTTATGTCCGCGCGCCTGATAGCTGTATTTCGTGATCTAGTAAAGAAAAAGCAGCGTTAGCGGCGGATCATCTCGGCCAAACCGCGCACCGTGTTCCAATTCCGCATCGTTCCGATGCCGAGCCGCTTTGTCGTCAGAGCCGGCAACAGCTTCGTCTCGCTGGCCTTATGGCCGAAATCGATCCAGAGATCGCCGTCGACAATTGCCATGCGCTCGGCGTTCCGCCGGTATGGCGCAAGCGTATCGAGAGTTTGAACCCCAAGCGGCTGGCGCATGACGCGAATGATGACCTCGCTGCCGATGCCATCGACGAAGGGATTGCCGTCGGCTAACTTCAGCCATGTCTCGGCGTCCCGCACGATGATGTCGACATGCTTGCCGAAAGTAGCGGCAAAACCGCTCTCGAGTTTTGCCTCGATCGAAGCAATAGGCTGAGATTCTGCGTCGAAAATCAGGTTGCCGGTGGCAACAAGCGTGCGGGGATTGCGAAAGCCAAGCCCCTCCGCCATCGCCTTGAGATCGCCCATGACCAACCTGCGGCCTGTTCCAAGAACGATGCTGTGCAGCAGCGCTACATAGACCGCCATGTAGTCAGGCAGCCTTTTGCCCGAGGCGGAAATAACGCCACGGCGTCCACCAATGATAGCGGCGTTCCAGTTCGCCGGGCACCGGATCGAGCCCGCTTGTGCCTCCCGGCCCACAGCGCGCAACGCGAAACAGCGTCATCCAGCCGCCTGCCCAAAGCCCGTGGCGCGCAACCGCTTCATAGCCATATTCCGAACAGGTCGGGATGTGGCGGCAGGAATTGCCGATGAAGCCGGAAAGCGTCAGTTGATACAGGCGAATGAGGCCCATGCCGAAGAGCCGGTCCGGTGTTTTGCGGAAGGGACCGGTATAGTTTCGCGATTTGGCTGCGCTGTGACCTGAAGGCGATACGTCACGCCGCGCATGTTTCGAAGGAGCCGCGCCGCCCTCGTCTTCATCGTCGTCCTGCATGAGACAGAATTGACACATCGCCCGGTGCCTCAATCAGACGGCTTCAGCCGTTTTGGCGTTTCCGCCCTCGCGCGCCGCCTCGATCTGCCCGATCGCATCCACAACCGCATCGAATGTCAGCATGGTCGAGGCATGACGGGCCTTGTAATCGCGGACCGGCTTCAGATAGCGCATGTCCTCAAAACGCCCGCCCGGTCCCTCGCCGTCAGCCTTGAGCATGGCGAGCATATCCAAGCGGGCTTTTCGCACTTCGTTCGCCGAAGCGCCGACGACATGGCGGGCCATGACCGAAGACGATGCCTGGCCAAGCGCGCAGGCCTTGACGTCATGGGCAAAATCGGTCACGACATCGCCGTCCATTTTCAGCCAGATTTTTACGCGAGAACCGCACAGTCTGGAATGGGCCTGGGCACTGGCATCGGCGTCGGGAAGGCTGCCAATACGGCCGATATTGCCGGCAAACTCCAGGATTTTGCTGTTGTAGATGTCGTCCATCACAGATTTTGCTCCGATGCACCCGTTAGAGCATGATGCCGAAAAGTGTAGGCGGTTTTCGGACGACATCATGCTCTATTTATTTGATCTAGAGCGGATTCAGATTTTAGGTCGAGCAGACCTAAAATCATCCGGCTCTAGTGTTTCGTAACAAAAAACACAGCGTGTCTGTTTAGGACACTTTCACAGGGCCAATGCCATACTATATGTATGTCGTTCGAAGACCATCGAAATGCAATGGTCTTCTGTAAGTTTGATGGGAAACCGTGCAGGACGGCAGGCTTGTCCGCCAGCCAGAACGCCCCGGAGCCCGCCAAAGGTACACAATCTCCGTGCCTCGGGGAATGCCAGTGGCGAGTCCGACAGATGATATCCGCGTAGCGGGTCAGGAGATCCACAGGTAATGGACGCCATTGTAAAGAATTTTCCGCAAGTCGTTGAATCCGAACGTCCGACGCAGAAGGAAGCCGAAGACGCCGTCCGCGTTCTGCTTCGCTGGGCCGGCGACGATCCGCAGCGCGAGGGCCTGCTTGATACGCCCGCGCGCGTCGCCAAGGCCTACCGCGAGCTGTTCGGCGGCTACGAACTGAACCCGGAGGATGTACTCGGCCGCACCTTTGAAGAGGTGTCCGGCTACGACGACGTCGTCTTGGTGCGTGACATTCCGTTTTTCTCGCATTGCGAACACCACATGGTGCCGATCATCGGCAAGGCGCATGTCGCTTACCTGCCGAACGGCCGCGTGCTTGGCCTGTCCAAGATCGCGCGCGTCGTCGATATCTTCGCGCGCCGCCTGCAGACGCAGGAAGCAATGACCGCCCAGATCGCCAATGCGATCGACGACACGCTGCGCCCGCGCGGCGTTGCCGTCATGATCGAGGCCGAGCACATGTGCATGGCCATGCGCGGCGTACAGAAGCAGGGCGCGTCGACGCTGACAATGACATTCACGGGTGCCTTCAAGGCCGATCCGGCCGAGCAGGCCCGCTTCATGTCTTTGGTCCGGGGTCGCTGACCGGGCTTCAACGAAAGAGCTGGGGATGAATCTGATTTTCAATGCGCCTTCCGAAGATAAGTCCGAGTTGGAGGACGCAGGCGATTTCACGCCTCGCTTCGACGATCGCGGCCTGATCACCGCGATTGTCACCGATGCGCATGACGGCGAACTCCTGATGGTCGCCCATATGAATGCCGAGGCGCTCGCCCTGACGATTAAGACGGGCACGGCGCATTATTTCAGCCGCTCGCGCGGAAAAATCTGGAAAAAGGGTGAAACCTCCGGAAACCTTCAGACGGTGAAGGAAATCCGAACGGATTGCGATCAGGATGCCATATGGCTGAAAGTGGAGGTCGCCGGACACGACGCGACGTGCCATACTGGGCGCCGTTCC encodes the following:
- a CDS encoding DUF1697 domain-containing protein codes for the protein MAVYVALLHSIVLGTGRRLVMGDLKAMAEGLGFRNPRTLVATGNLIFDAESQPIASIEAKLESGFAATFGKHVDIIVRDAETWLKLADGNPFVDGIGSEVIIRVMRQPLGVQTLDTLAPYRRNAERMAIVDGDLWIDFGHKASETKLLPALTTKRLGIGTMRNWNTVRGLAEMIRR
- the yidD gene encoding membrane protein insertion efficiency factor YidD, translating into MCQFCLMQDDDEDEGGAAPSKHARRDVSPSGHSAAKSRNYTGPFRKTPDRLFGMGLIRLYQLTLSGFIGNSCRHIPTCSEYGYEAVARHGLWAGGWMTLFRVARCGPGGTSGLDPVPGELERRYHWWTPWRYFRLGQKAA
- a CDS encoding iron-sulfur cluster assembly scaffold protein, producing the protein MDDIYNSKILEFAGNIGRIGSLPDADASAQAHSRLCGSRVKIWLKMDGDVVTDFAHDVKACALGQASSSVMARHVVGASANEVRKARLDMLAMLKADGEGPGGRFEDMRYLKPVRDYKARHASTMLTFDAVVDAIGQIEAAREGGNAKTAEAV
- the folE gene encoding GTP cyclohydrolase I FolE gives rise to the protein MDAIVKNFPQVVESERPTQKEAEDAVRVLLRWAGDDPQREGLLDTPARVAKAYRELFGGYELNPEDVLGRTFEEVSGYDDVVLVRDIPFFSHCEHHMVPIIGKAHVAYLPNGRVLGLSKIARVVDIFARRLQTQEAMTAQIANAIDDTLRPRGVAVMIEAEHMCMAMRGVQKQGASTLTMTFTGAFKADPAEQARFMSLVRGR
- the hisI gene encoding phosphoribosyl-AMP cyclohydrolase; its protein translation is MNLIFNAPSEDKSELEDAGDFTPRFDDRGLITAIVTDAHDGELLMVAHMNAEALALTIKTGTAHYFSRSRGKIWKKGETSGNLQTVKEIRTDCDQDAIWLKVEVAGHDATCHTGRRSCFYRTVELEDGKPVLNVVDDHLHFDPGEVYKQ